GGTTGTTTCGATGGATCCAAACTGTCCAGACACATAAACTCATTATTTTTGACGCCCACAATCAAAAGCCAATGCTGGTAGCCGCTTTTGTGAACCTTCACCCGCACGAGCGGAAATTTCCGCTCGGCAAGAAACTCCGAGATTCTTTTGCCGCTGACGCTCCCGGCGATGTGGATATGGATGTCGGGGTAGATTTTTTTGATGTGGTTCCAGATCACATCTCCCTGCTCCGTATAAACGCCTTCTTCGCCATCACGGGGAAGCCACTTTTTATAGATAAAAAAGACTGCGGCAATTATTATCAAAACGAGAACAAACTTTTTCTTCATAGGGAATCAACTCGGGGAAATTGCGACTTTATTTTATTGTACCTGTACTTTCGGAATATGTCAATCAAATTTTGCATGGGGAATTAAGCCGAATACCATTTCATAAAAATAAGGAGCGTGAACAATATGCTTATTGATTTATCCGTAAACGTAAACCGGGAAATGATTCAAAACATGAAATCCTACGCCGCAAAAGAGGAAGCCTTTTCCGTCCTTGATCTCTTCGGCCATCTGGGGACGCATTTTGACGTGCAGGACAAGGTTTTTGACCTCGAAAATCTCCGGCGAAAAGGCCGCGTGTTCGACGTAAGCGCCGTCACGGAAGGGGAAATCAAAGCTTCCAATATTGATCTGACGCTGGTAGAAGCGAAGGATTTTGTGATGTTTTACACCGGGACCCTGCAAAAAAAACAGTACGGCTCCAAGGAGTACTTTTCATCCCACCCGGAATTATCCTGGGATTTGATCACAGCGCTTACGGAAAAAGGCGTCTCCATGATCGGAATTGACGCGGGCGGCATAAGGCTTCCCGCCACCCATTCCAAGGCCGATTATTATTGCGCCGACCGGAATGTCTTTGTCGTGGAGAATCTGGACAACCTCGAAAAAATATTGCAGACGGTGGGATCGGGCGCGCCCTTCACAGCGGAAACCTATCCGCTTTCCTTTACTGGGGCGACGGGACTACCCTGCCGCGTCATCGCAAGAATCGAAGAGACGTCAGCAATAAAAATGGCGCACATCGCGCTCTATGTAAAAGATCTGGAAGCGGGCAAAAAATTCTACGAGACATATTTTCAGGCCCAAGCGTCCTCAAAATACCACAATCCCAAGACCACATTCCAATCCTATTTTCTGACCTTCGGGAAAGGCGCCGGAATCGAATTGTGCACAAGAGAGAATCTGAGCCCCCGCGCTTCGGGGGAATACCCACCGGGATTCGCCCATATTTCTCTGTCAGTAGGCGATAAAAACGCGGTGGATGCGCTGACAGAGCGCCTGCGAAAGGACGGATACGCCATCGCGAGCGAGCCCAGGACCACGGGAGACGGCTATTACGAGAGCGTCGTGCTTGATCCCGAGGGAAATCCCGTTGAAATCACTGTGTAGCGAGCAAATAGGAAGGGTGGTACAGCCCCGTAGGCGCGTAAAATTCATCGCCGGTATAGGAAAAGCCCAATTTCGCAAGAACCTTGGCGGATACAATATTTTTCGGGTTGTGTCCGGCGAAAAGGCTTTTCGCTCTGAGGGTAGTCTTTGCGAGAGAAATCACGGCGTTTGCCGCTTCCGGCGCAAAACCTTTTCCCTGGAACGCGCCGCGCAAATGGAAACCGATTTCATAGATGTTGTCATCGAGGTCATAGGGCCTGAGGCCGCAACAACCGATGAGTTTTCCCGTGGATAGCTCAAAAATCGGCCAATATTGAACGCCGTAGCGTTTCCCGTTTTCGATTTCCTTTTCGAGACGCGCCACGATGTCCCCTTCGGTAAATACGCCCGAGGCGCAAATGTATCGGGTTGTTTCCGGGTCTCCCCACAGCAGGCGGGCGAGCTCAAGATCCCCTTCCGTCCACCGGGAAAATCCGGTTCTTTCCGTTTTCATAAAATATTCCCGCATATTGCCTCCCTGCTTGTGTTATTGGGTTGCCGACGGATAGACGGCATGCTTTCTTGTATGAGTTCATTGTACCCGCACATTCGGGAGAAGTCAAGAAAAATCTCTTGACAAATACGTATTATCAACGTATAATATTACGTAAGGTGGTGATAACGATGACCAAAAAACTTACGCTGAGTCTGGATCCTTCAGTAATTGACTTTGCTCACAATTTCTCAAAAAAATCAAGCGTTTCGATATCGAAAATAGTCGAAAACTATTTCCGGGAATTGATGAAACCCGAGCCGGACGACATGAAGCGAGAAGTTATCGCAATGTGCGGGATATTGGCAGGCAGGAATCTACCGGACAAAAAACAAATGAGGAAGATTTTTCATGAAGATCACATTGATTGACCTGAACGTCATTTTGGATTGGCTGAGCAAACGGGACTGACGCCACAATCATTCCTGCGCAAGTTTCAATTTTGAATCCCGGTTGAAAAAAATTTGTTGACAGAAGCGATAAAAACCTGTAAAATATTAGGGTATTATTTTACCTTTCCCACAAAGGACCGTTACGTATAATTTTGTCTTACTTTATTCGGGAGGAATAAACAGTGAAAAAATATACGTTCATGCAACGAAAAGAAGATGTGGTCAGAGAATGGCTGCATTACGACGCCGATGGCAAGATCCTGGGCCGCCTCGCGGTGGAAATCGCGAAAAAGCTCATGGGCAAAGAAAAAGTGACCTTCACGCCCCACATTGACAACGGGGATTACGTGGTGGTAACGAACGCCGCCAAGATCGCGGTCACCGGCAAAAAACTTACGGACAAAATCTACTACAATCATTCGGGCTATCCCGGCGGACTCCGGAAACGCACGTTGGGCGTAATCCTCGACAAGCGGCCGGAAGAATTGCTGATGCTGGCTGTCAGCAGAATGCTTCCTAAAAACAAACTGGGCAGAGAACAGTTGACTCGTTTGAGAGTGTTCTCGGGTGATACACATGATCATCAGGCGCAGAATCCAAAAAAGGTTGAGTTTTAAGGAGGGAAATGACAGTGGCAGAAATCAATCAGTTCAGAGGAACCGGAAGACGGAAGACTTCCATAGCGAGAGTTAGACTGGTACCCGGCGGATCCGGGGTGGAAATAAACGGAAAGCAAATGAATGAATATTTCGGCGGACGGGAGATCCTGCACAGGATCGTCGAGCAACCCCTGATCCTGACCGAGACCCTGAATAAGTTCAAGGTTCTCGTGACGGTAAACGGCGGCGGCGATTCCGGGCAGGCCGGCGCGATCCGACACGGCATCGCGAGGGCCCTCGTGACCACCGACGAGACATTGCGGCCGGCCCTTCGGGAAGCGGGTTTTCTGACCCGGGATTCCCGCATGGTGGAACGCAAGAAGTACGGGAAGAAAAAGGCCCGGCGCAGTCCCCAGTTCAGCAAGAGATAAGAAGATCCGTAACAAACAATCCCGGAAAGAGATTTTCCGGGATTTTTCCATTGTTTGTCATATACCAAATATATCTTCCTCCAGCTTCGTTTCCAAATATTGAATGGCCGTTTCGGCCATTTTTTGGGCTTTTTTCCGCTTGTCCCGGATCGGCGGGTCCGGCCCTTTCATGACGCCGAAATTGGGGCCCATGGGCTGAAGATTGTCGTTGTCGGTCGTGATATAGCGGATAATGGCCCCCGTGGCTGTCCGTTCATCAAGAATAAAGGGCGGCCGCCCTTTGATTCTGCGGGCGATGTTGATCCCCGCCAGGGCGCCGGTGGCCACGGCGCAGACATAGCCCTCCGCGGCGGTCAGTTGACCCGCGAACCAGACGTTGTCCCGGGACTTGAGGCAAAGGCTGCCGTCAAGGAGTTTTGCCGAGTTGATAAACGTATTCCGGTGCATGACGCCGTAGCGGACAAACTCGGCCCGCCGCAGGGCGGGGATTAAGGAAAACACCCGTTTTTGCTCGCCCCACTTGAGGTTTGTTTGAAAGCCCACCAGGTTGTAAAGTCTGCCCGCGCCGTCATCCTGCCTCAGTTGCACGACGGCGTAGTCTTCCCGGCCCGTCCGGGGATTCGTCAGCCCTTTGGGCTTCAGAGGCCCGAAAATCAGGGTTTTTTCTCCGGTGGCGGCGATTTTTTCCACGGGCATGCAGGCGTCAAACAGCTTTTCCTTCTCAAAGACTTTGGGCGGGACCCGCTCCGCGGCGAGGAGTTCCCGATAAAATATCCCGTATTCTTCTTCGGTCAGAGGGCAGTTGATGTATTGGCCTTCGCCTTTGTCATAGCGGGATTGCAGGTAAGCGTGGTCCATATCGACCGATTCCGCCGTCACGATGGGAGCGGCGGCGTCATAGAAATAGAGATATTCGCTCCCGCACAGCTCCCGGATCTTCGCCGAAAGCGTCTCTGAGGTCAAAGGCCCCGTGGCCAGCAGCACATGGCGGTCTTCGGGAATTTCCGTCAACTCCCGGGCGATCACTTCGATCCCCGGCGTCCTGTGGATCTCTTCGGTCACGGCCCGGGAAAAGCCCTCCCTGTCCACGGCCAGGGCCTGTCCGGCAGGGACGGACTTTTCGTCCGCGATACGGATCAAAAGGGAATCCAAAAGCCTCAATTCTTGTTTCATGAGGCCCGCCGCCTTTTCGATGTCGTTGCTCCCGAGGGAATTGCTGCAGACGAGCTCGGCAAAATCCGGCGAATGATGGGCCGGCGTAAATTTTTCCGGCTTCATCTCGTATAATCTGACGGGGATGCCCCGCTTCGCCAGCTGCCAGGCGGCCTCGCAGCCGGCGAGACCGGCCCCCGCCACGACGACGTAATCTGTCTTGATCATGTTCGACTCCTCGATCTGAAAAAGGGGCGAATGTCTTCGCCCCCGCTCCTATTTGGATTTTGTGGTTTTCTTCACCGTGATTTTCTTGGCTTTCGCGGCTTTGCCCGCGGTTTTGGTCGTTTTTGCGGTTTTTACGGTTTCGGCGGCCGTTCCTTCCTTTTTCGGCCGGTCGATTTTCTTGATATTTTTGCAGTCGGGGTATCCGGTGCAGGCGAGGAATTTTCCCCAGCGCCCCCGCATGATTTTGAAGGGTTTGCCGCATTTGTCGCAAACGCCCGCTTTGGCCAGGATCGCGTCGTCTTCGGCCTTCAATTTGTCCATAAAGGCTTTCAGCTGCACGACGCCGTCGACAACAGTTTCGGTCCCGCTTGCCAGCATTTTCCGGATTTCCGGCGGCAGAGGCTGACGAATCTGATCGCTCTCATAGCGCTCGCTTTCGAGGTAACTGCCGAATCGGCCAAGTTTCAGCAAAAGCCGCGCGCCGTCCTCGGTAAAGACGTCTGTGGGTCTGCCTTTTCGGGCCTCTTCCCGCTCCGCCACCGCTTCCTTCACATGGATTTCCCCATTTTTGAGGTCCTCCACGGGGATATCGATGCCCCGCAGGGAGATCTTGTAGTCGCAGGGTTGCGCTTCGTCGGGGCAAGCGAGATAGCGGCCGTAACGCCCGCTTTTGAGGATCATTTTCCCCGCGCCGCACGTACAGTCGACGTCGGAGGCGACGATTTTCGCGTTTTCCTCCTCGACAACCGTCGCGAATTTGTCGATGTCCTTCGTCAATTCGTCGTTGAATTCCGTCAGGACCCGGACCCAGTCCTTTTCCCCTTCGGAGATCTGGTCGAGGTCCTTTTCCATCTCGGCCGTAAATTTGATGTTCATGATATCGGGAAAATGGTCGTCCAATTTTTCCTTGACTTCATAGCCCAATGACGTGGGCACAAGGCTTTTTCCGGAGTTGATTTCCACATATTCCCGCTTTTTCAGCGTATCGATGATGGACGCGTAGGTCGAGGGGCGTCCGATGCCCTCGGCTTCCAGTTTTTTCACCAGGGAGGATTCCGTCAGCCTGGCCGGCGGTTTCGTGTAGTCTTCCTTCGTCAGGAGTCGGTTGAGCTTCAGGGTCTCGCCGGTCTTGATGTCGGGGAAATCGCCGAGAGGCAGTTCGTCCTCGTCCTTGAAGACTTTGTAATACCCGTCAAACGTGATTTTGTTCAGCGCGCCGCGGAACTGGTAGCGCCCCCGTTCGACGATCAACTCAAACTGGTCGTATCTCATGGGCGCCAGCTGCGAGATCAAAAAGCGCTCCCAAATCAGTCTGTAGAGCTTTTCCTGGTCCTTTTCGAGGTATTTGGCGGCGATCTCGGGCGTCAGGGCGATGTCCGTGGGCCGGATGCCCTCGTGGGCGTCCTGGATGTTCTGTCCTTCCTTGGCCTTGGCTTCCCGGCTGTGGCCCACATAGGCCTGGCCGAAATTTTTGAGGATATAGGTTTTGGCCATATCCTTCGCTTCCGCCGAGATCCGGGTCGAATCCGTTCTCATATAAGTGATCAGCCCCACATGGGCGCCTTTGACGTCGATGCCCTCGTAAAGGCCCTGGGCGATCCGCATGGTCCGCGAAGGGGAAAATCCCAGATACGAAGAGGCCAATTGCTGCAGGGTGCTCGTCTTCAAGGGAAGCGGCGGATTCTTCGACCGCTTGCTTACCTTGGCCTCGATCACCGTAAACTCTTTTTTCTCGACGCTTTTGACGTCGAGGACGACGGCTTCGTCGGTCACCCGGTCGACTTTTTCCCCGTCGGCCCTGTAGAGGGAAAGCAGAAGCTCGTGGGGAAACTCCCCCTTGATCTCCCAGTAGCGGACCGGCACGAAATTCCGGATCGTATCCTCAAGGTCGCAGATGATCTTGAGGGCCACGGATTGCACGCGGCCGGCGCTGGTCTTGCTGGAAATGCTCTTCCAGAGAAAGGGGCTGATCCCGTAACCCACGAGCCTGTCGAGGATCCTGCGGGCCTGCTGGGCGTTGACCTTGTCCATATCGATCTTCCGCGGTTTTTTGATGGAGTTGCGGACCGCGCTTTCGGTGATTTCATTGAATTCGATTCTGTTTTTGTCGTTGGGCGGCAATTTCAACAGGTCGGAGATATGCCAGGCAATGGCTTCCCCTTCCCGATCCGGATCTGAGGCCAGATAGACTTTGTCCGCTTTTTTCGCGAGGGTTCGCAGCAGTTTCAGCGTTTCCCCCTTTCCTTTTATGGTGCCGTAAGACGGCTTGAAATTGTCCTTGACGTCGACGCCGAGCCTGCTCTTGGGCAGATCCCGCACGTGTCCGTTTGAGGCCACGACCTTGAAATCCGCGCCGAGGATTTTTTCTATGGTCTTGGCTTTGGCCGGCGATTCCACGATCACCAGATTCTTTTTCTCCAATTTTACCTCCTTCACTGTCTCCCATTTTTTCGCTCCGCGCGCCGAAAGGGCCCGCGTTTTCTATGTTCAGTCGCGCTGTTCAAGTCTTTGTTCAATTTTTCCGCCGGTATTTCCCGCCGGCGATACTGACGACGATCCGCTTGATCTCCAGATCCATAAGGACCGAAAGCAGATCGGGGGTCTTGATGCCAGTAGAGACGATGAGCTCGTCGAGGGTCTTTTCCTTGACCAGTTCCCCGTAGACCCGGGATTCCAGTTCCGACATCCGGGGCAGCATAAATTCTTCTTTTTTGCCGTCCCAGCCGTATTCGTCGAGGATGTCTTTGGCCGAGGTCACGAGCTTCCCCTGGGAGCGCTTGATCAGATTGTTGCAGCCCTCGGACGAAGGGGAGAAGATATCGCCCGGCACCACGAAGACGTCGCGGTTTTCCTCGAGGGCTATGCCCGCGGTAATGAGGCTCCCGCCGGTTTCCTGGCTCTCGACAATGACGACGCCGCGGGAGAGGCCGACGATGATCCGGTTTCTCAGGGGAAAATTGAAGTTCGTGGGTTCCGTCCCCGGCGGAAATTCACTGACGAGCAGGCCTTCCTGCCCGATTTTCTCGTAGAGGCGCTTGTTGATCTTCGGATAAATGACGTCGAGCCCGTTGCCCAGGACCGCCACCGTTTCCCCGCCCTTTTCCAGCGTCCGCCGGTGACATACCGTATCGATGCCCATGGCAAGACCGCTGACCGTGACAATGCCGCTGTCAGCGAGACCTTCGACGATCTTTTCGCAGGCCATGGTCCCGTAAGCCGTAGCCTTACGGGTGCCGACGACGCCGATCTTCCGTTTTTTCAGCAAAGCGATATTTCCCCTGTAATAAAGAAATACCGGCGGTTGGCTGATATTTTTCAAATCTTCGGGATAGTCGGCGTCGGTGAGGTTAATGACCTTCATCCGAAGCCGGATCAGTGATTCAATCTCCTTGTCGAATTCCCGGTTGAAGGACTCCGAGTCCGCTTCTCGCAGCTTGCGTATCTCGGCCTCCTCCAATTTGAAGTATTTTCGTAAATGGACGTCATCGAGACGGGCGACGTCCGAAAAGCTTTTTACGTTTCTCATTAAGGATCGAATGACAAAATCTCTTATCCCCAATACCCGCAGTTTGTACCAGTTCACATAAGCCTCCCCAATGTTATCGTTGATATTATTGCTATGTTTTTGTTTAATTCAGTTTTGCCGCCACCTTGGAGAGCATATTGTTTATGCCCTTGGACGAGGGAAAAGCCCTTTTGCCGTTGAGCAGCGTCTCGTAGGCGCCGGCGTAGTCTCCGATCTCCATGTAGATGCCCCCGATCCCGAGGTAGACGTTTTCGTCCTTGCGAAAATTGAGATAACTGTTGAGATCGGCGATGGCGTTGCTGTAATTCTTGAGAGCCCGGTGGGCAAGCCCTCTGCCGAGGTAGGCCTCGGCCATGTTGCCGCGGCTCTCCAAAACCCTGTCGTAATAATCGACGGCCGTCTGGAAATTGCCGGTCATCCGGGCCGTGGTGGCCGCGCCGAAGAGATTGGGCACATAGGATGTCCCTTTGGAAAAGACCTTGAAGGCCTTTTCGTATTTCCCCAGCATAAAATACTCGTTCCCCAGCATAAAGATCAGGTTCGTGTCCCTGCCCGTGGCGTTGAGGTAATCGTCCAAAGCCTGGTCAAAACCGCCGATCTTGCCGTTGCTGTCGATGTTGATGAGTTCCTGGTTGCGGAATTCCTGGATGTAGCGGGACATTTCGCCGCCCTCTTCCTCCGCCGCCGTCGCGGGCCTGGCCGGCTGAAGGATCCGGGTTTGCGTCGCCGGTTCCCTTGCCTTGCGCTCTATCCTGCCTTCGGTCACGTTCCGGGTGAACTGCCAGCTCCGGTATCCCGCCGAGGCGACGAGGCAACCCAGACACAGGAAAATTCCCGTTATTTTTTTCATGTCCCGTCTCAACTCCTCTGAAATCGCGGTAAATAAAAAAGTTCTCCCGGCGACCGAATCTTGTTCAGCTTTATTATAAAGAAATCGGCATGATTTGTCAATCCTATTTTTTGGCGGCCCCCTTGCGGGATACGCAAAAATGGGATATAATGGATTGGGGGAATCAAAATTTATTTTTAACCTATATCCATTACGGAGGGATGCGCAATGAAAGATATCGAAAAGAAGGGACTCGGCACAAAAAGCATACACGGCGGACAACACGGCCGCAATGTCTTCGGAGCGCTGGCCACGCCGATCATCCAGTCATCCACATTTACATTCGAAAACGCGGAACAAGCCAGACGGCGCTTTGCCCTGGAAGAAAGCGGTTATGTCTACAGCCGGGCGGGCAATCCGACGCTGACGGTGGCGGAGGAAAAAATCGCCCTGCTGGAAGAAGGAGAAGCGGCCCTGGCCACATCCTCGGGTATGGGGGCCATTTCCGCGACGCTCTGGACCTTCCTCGCGGCAGGCGACCACGTCGTCACGGACAAAACGCTCTACGGCTGCACATTTGAGCTCTTGAACCACCACATGAAGCGCTTCGGCGTCGAGGTGGACTTTGTGGACGCGTCGGATCCCGCCGCGGTCCGGGCGGCCATGAAGCCCAACACCCGCGTGATTTACCTGGAGACCCCGGCAAATCCCAACATGAAGATCGTGGACCTCGAAGAAATCGTCAAAATCGCCAAAACCAATTCCAATACGCTGGTCATCGTGGACAACACGTTCGCGACGCCCTATGCCCAGACGCCGCTGACGCTGGGTTGCGACCTCGTCGTCCATTCGGCCACGAAATACCTCAACGGCCACGGGGACCTGCTGGCGGGCTTCGTGGCGGGGAAAAAAGAACTCGTGGACCTGGTCCGGGGCGTCGGGCTCAAGGACATGACGGGCGCCGTGCTGGCGCCAATGGAGGCCTATTTTATCATCCGGGGACTCAAGACCTTTGAGATCCGGATGGAAAGGATCTGCGACACGGCCATGAAAGTCGCGGAGTATCTGGCCGGGCATCCCAAGGTTGCCGTCGTGCACTATCCGGGACTGCCGGGTCATCCGGGCCATGAGACCGCAAAGAAGCAGATGAAAAACTTCGGGCCCATGATGGCCTTTGAGCTCAAAGGGGGCCTCGAGGCCGGGAAAAAACTTCTGGATCATGTGGAACTCTGCGCGCTGGCCGTAAGCCTCGGCGACGCCGAAACCCTGATCCAGCATCCGGCTTCCATGACCCACGCGACGCTGACGCCCGAAGAGCGGAAGGCGGCAGATATCGCCGAAGGGCTGATCCGGCTTTCCGTAGGGCTCGAAAACGCCGAAGACATTATCGCGGATCTCGACCAGGCCCTCGAAAACGTGTAGAAACTGTACGCACATTGTATATAAAAAAGGGGCGATGCCCCTTTGTGGCTCATTGACTGATCGAAGAAATCGG
This portion of the Fusobacteriaceae bacterium genome encodes:
- a CDS encoding VOC family protein; translated protein: MLIDLSVNVNREMIQNMKSYAAKEEAFSVLDLFGHLGTHFDVQDKVFDLENLRRKGRVFDVSAVTEGEIKASNIDLTLVEAKDFVMFYTGTLQKKQYGSKEYFSSHPELSWDLITALTEKGVSMIGIDAGGIRLPATHSKADYYCADRNVFVVENLDNLEKILQTVGSGAPFTAETYPLSFTGATGLPCRVIARIEETSAIKMAHIALYVKDLEAGKKFYETYFQAQASSKYHNPKTTFQSYFLTFGKGAGIELCTRENLSPRASGEYPPGFAHISLSVGDKNAVDALTERLRKDGYAIASEPRTTGDGYYESVVLDPEGNPVEITV
- a CDS encoding GNAT family N-acetyltransferase, with product MKTERTGFSRWTEGDLELARLLWGDPETTRYICASGVFTEGDIVARLEKEIENGKRYGVQYWPIFELSTGKLIGCCGLRPYDLDDNIYEIGFHLRGAFQGKGFAPEAANAVISLAKTTLRAKSLFAGHNPKNIVSAKVLAKLGFSYTGDEFYAPTGLYHPSYLLATQ
- a CDS encoding DUF6364 family protein, whose protein sequence is MTKKLTLSLDPSVIDFAHNFSKKSSVSISKIVENYFRELMKPEPDDMKREVIAMCGILAGRNLPDKKQMRKIFHEDHID
- the rplM gene encoding 50S ribosomal protein L13; translation: MKKYTFMQRKEDVVREWLHYDADGKILGRLAVEIAKKLMGKEKVTFTPHIDNGDYVVVTNAAKIAVTGKKLTDKIYYNHSGYPGGLRKRTLGVILDKRPEELLMLAVSRMLPKNKLGREQLTRLRVFSGDTHDHQAQNPKKVEF
- the rpsI gene encoding 30S ribosomal protein S9 produces the protein MAEINQFRGTGRRKTSIARVRLVPGGSGVEINGKQMNEYFGGREILHRIVEQPLILTETLNKFKVLVTVNGGGDSGQAGAIRHGIARALVTTDETLRPALREAGFLTRDSRMVERKKYGKKKARRSPQFSKR
- the trmFO gene encoding FADH(2)-oxidizing methylenetetrahydrofolate--tRNA-(uracil(54)-C(5))-methyltransferase TrmFO; amino-acid sequence: MIKTDYVVVAGAGLAGCEAAWQLAKRGIPVRLYEMKPEKFTPAHHSPDFAELVCSNSLGSNDIEKAAGLMKQELRLLDSLLIRIADEKSVPAGQALAVDREGFSRAVTEEIHRTPGIEVIARELTEIPEDRHVLLATGPLTSETLSAKIRELCGSEYLYFYDAAAPIVTAESVDMDHAYLQSRYDKGEGQYINCPLTEEEYGIFYRELLAAERVPPKVFEKEKLFDACMPVEKIAATGEKTLIFGPLKPKGLTNPRTGREDYAVVQLRQDDGAGRLYNLVGFQTNLKWGEQKRVFSLIPALRRAEFVRYGVMHRNTFINSAKLLDGSLCLKSRDNVWFAGQLTAAEGYVCAVATGALAGINIARRIKGRPPFILDERTATGAIIRYITTDNDNLQPMGPNFGVMKGPDPPIRDKRKKAQKMAETAIQYLETKLEEDIFGI
- the topA gene encoding type I DNA topoisomerase translates to MEKKNLVIVESPAKAKTIEKILGADFKVVASNGHVRDLPKSRLGVDVKDNFKPSYGTIKGKGETLKLLRTLAKKADKVYLASDPDREGEAIAWHISDLLKLPPNDKNRIEFNEITESAVRNSIKKPRKIDMDKVNAQQARRILDRLVGYGISPFLWKSISSKTSAGRVQSVALKIICDLEDTIRNFVPVRYWEIKGEFPHELLLSLYRADGEKVDRVTDEAVVLDVKSVEKKEFTVIEAKVSKRSKNPPLPLKTSTLQQLASSYLGFSPSRTMRIAQGLYEGIDVKGAHVGLITYMRTDSTRISAEAKDMAKTYILKNFGQAYVGHSREAKAKEGQNIQDAHEGIRPTDIALTPEIAAKYLEKDQEKLYRLIWERFLISQLAPMRYDQFELIVERGRYQFRGALNKITFDGYYKVFKDEDELPLGDFPDIKTGETLKLNRLLTKEDYTKPPARLTESSLVKKLEAEGIGRPSTYASIIDTLKKREYVEINSGKSLVPTSLGYEVKEKLDDHFPDIMNIKFTAEMEKDLDQISEGEKDWVRVLTEFNDELTKDIDKFATVVEEENAKIVASDVDCTCGAGKMILKSGRYGRYLACPDEAQPCDYKISLRGIDIPVEDLKNGEIHVKEAVAEREEARKGRPTDVFTEDGARLLLKLGRFGSYLESERYESDQIRQPLPPEIRKMLASGTETVVDGVVQLKAFMDKLKAEDDAILAKAGVCDKCGKPFKIMRGRWGKFLACTGYPDCKNIKKIDRPKKEGTAAETVKTAKTTKTAGKAAKAKKITVKKTTKSK
- the dprA gene encoding DNA-processing protein DprA — its product is MRNVKSFSDVARLDDVHLRKYFKLEEAEIRKLREADSESFNREFDKEIESLIRLRMKVINLTDADYPEDLKNISQPPVFLYYRGNIALLKKRKIGVVGTRKATAYGTMACEKIVEGLADSGIVTVSGLAMGIDTVCHRRTLEKGGETVAVLGNGLDVIYPKINKRLYEKIGQEGLLVSEFPPGTEPTNFNFPLRNRIIVGLSRGVVIVESQETGGSLITAGIALEENRDVFVVPGDIFSPSSEGCNNLIKRSQGKLVTSAKDILDEYGWDGKKEEFMLPRMSELESRVYGELVKEKTLDELIVSTGIKTPDLLSVLMDLEIKRIVVSIAGGKYRRKN
- a CDS encoding tetratricopeptide repeat protein → MKKITGIFLCLGCLVASAGYRSWQFTRNVTEGRIERKAREPATQTRILQPARPATAAEEEGGEMSRYIQEFRNQELINIDSNGKIGGFDQALDDYLNATGRDTNLIFMLGNEYFMLGKYEKAFKVFSKGTSYVPNLFGAATTARMTGNFQTAVDYYDRVLESRGNMAEAYLGRGLAHRALKNYSNAIADLNSYLNFRKDENVYLGIGGIYMEIGDYAGAYETLLNGKRAFPSSKGINNMLSKVAAKLN
- the megL gene encoding methionine gamma-lyase codes for the protein MKDIEKKGLGTKSIHGGQHGRNVFGALATPIIQSSTFTFENAEQARRRFALEESGYVYSRAGNPTLTVAEEKIALLEEGEAALATSSGMGAISATLWTFLAAGDHVVTDKTLYGCTFELLNHHMKRFGVEVDFVDASDPAAVRAAMKPNTRVIYLETPANPNMKIVDLEEIVKIAKTNSNTLVIVDNTFATPYAQTPLTLGCDLVVHSATKYLNGHGDLLAGFVAGKKELVDLVRGVGLKDMTGAVLAPMEAYFIIRGLKTFEIRMERICDTAMKVAEYLAGHPKVAVVHYPGLPGHPGHETAKKQMKNFGPMMAFELKGGLEAGKKLLDHVELCALAVSLGDAETLIQHPASMTHATLTPEERKAADIAEGLIRLSVGLENAEDIIADLDQALENV